In Tachysurus vachellii isolate PV-2020 chromosome 10, HZAU_Pvac_v1, whole genome shotgun sequence, the following proteins share a genomic window:
- the LOC132852842 gene encoding serine protease HTRA1A-like gives MESLVLSSVLLCLSSVVLVCPVNARIGKRALIGACPARCDKSRCPALPARCATELALDACGCCAVCASGEGEACALTGGARRLGDPVCARGLRCVESSSSLPPSSITSSSSLPVVIRRRTRTALCVCASEEPVCGSDGVSYRSACELKRASERAQELQQSPVLLVHKGACGEVQEKPTSLRYKYNFIADVVEKIAPAVVHIELYRKMMYSLRERAVATGSGFIVSDDGLIVTNAHVVADKNRVKVELKNGQSYDAKITDIDERSDIALLKINSPNKLPVMSLGRSADLRPGEFVVAIGSPFSLQHTVTTGIVSTTQRGGKELGLRNSDMDYIQTDAIINYGNSGGPLVNLDGEVIGINTLKVTAGISFAIPSDKIREFLTESYDRQARGRVTAKKKYIGIRMMSLTPELMKELKEKLGDFPDVTSGAYVVEVISRTPAAVGGVKESDIIISVNGVQISTAADVSAVVNTHSVLNIIVRRGNEDVPLTVVPMEIDP, from the exons atggagtcgCTCGTGCTCAGCTCCGTGCTGCTGTGTCTAAGCTCTGTAGTTCTTGTTTGTCCGGTGAACGCGCGGATCGGTAAGCGCGCGCTGATCGGTGCATGTCCCGCGCGTTGTGACAAGTCTCGCTGTCCTGCGCTGCCCGCGCGATGCGCCACGGAGCTCGCGCTCGACGCGTGCGGCTGCTGCGCGGTGTGCGCATCCGGCGAGGGCGAGGCGTGTGCGTTAACCGGGGGCGCGAGGCGGCTCGGCGATCCGGTGTGCGCGCGCGGTCTCCGGTGCGTcgagtcatcatcatcactaccaCCATCTTCTAtaacctcatcatcatccttacCAGTCGTGATCCGGCGAAGAACGCGAACAGCATTGTGTGTTTGCGCGAGCGAGGAGCCGGTGTGCGGTAGTGACGGAGTCTCGTACCGGAGCGCGTGCGAACTGAAACGGGCCAGTGAGCGCGCGCAGGAGCTACAACAGTCCCCAGTGCTGCTTGTGCACAAAGGAGCGTGCGGAGAAG TTCAGGAAAAGCCAACCAGTCTGAGATATAAATACAACTTCATCGCTGACGTGGTGGAGAAAATCGCACCTGCTGTCGTTCATATTGAACTCTACcgcaa gATGATGTACAGTTTGCGTGAGAGGGCAGTGGCGACTGGTTCGGGATTTATCGTGTCTGATGACGGACTGATCGTCACTAACGCCCACGTTGTCGCCgataaaaacagagtgaaagTGGAACTGAAAAACGGGCAGTCGTACGACGCCAAAATCACCGACATTGACGAAAGATCAGACATCGCTCTCCTCAAGATCAACTCTCCA AATAAACTTCCTGTGATGAGTCTGGGCCGGTCAGCTGATCTGAGACCTGGTGAGTTCGTGGTGGCCATCGGGAGTCCGTTTTCACTGCAGCACACGGTGACGACGGGGATCGTCAGCACCACACAGAGAGGAGGGAAAGAGCTCGGCCTACGCAACTCCGACATGGACTACATCCAGACTGACGCCATCATcaac tacGGAAACTCCGGAGGACCTCTGGTTAATCTG GACGGAGAAGTGATCGGAATAAACACTCTGAAGGTGACGGCAGGAATCTCCTTCGCCATTCCATCTGACAAGATCAGAGAATTTCTCACTGAGTCGTACGACAGACAGGCCAGAG GTCGAGTAACAGCTAAGAAGAAATACATCGGGATTCGAATGATGTCGCTGACGCCTGA GCTTATGAAGGAGCTGAAAGAGAAGCTGGGCGATTTTCCTGATGTCACGTCTGGCGCTTACGTGGTCGAGGTCATCTCCAGAACTCCAGCAGCAGT aggaggagtgaaggagagtgACATCATCATCTCGGTTAACGGCGTGCAGATTTCCACGGCTGCTGATGTCAGTGCTGTAGTTAACACACACTCCGTGTTGAACATCATCGTCCGCCGCGGTAACGAGGACGTCCCTCTCACTGTTGTTCCCATGGAGATTGACCCTTGA